The DNA sequence ACATGCCTCAGTTAGTTTTCTAAAACCAGGGATCAACCGATCATCGTCAAAATGGAGTTGTACCCCTTCATAGCTGCCGTCCTCAAAATAGTGAATATGCTGAATTCCAAGAGGGTATTCGACACCGCATGACTCCACCACCAGCAAACCCACGCCCCCCCTGGCCAGCCGCTCATAATAGGCGATCATGCGATCTCCGCACGTTTGATCTTCATCCATATATGACGTACCGTTTGCCGTTTTGATAATTCGATTTTTTACTTTGATCGGTCCTATCATTCCCGGCTCAAAAAGCTTTTCAAATGGATATTGCATTATGTTTTCCTTATTGCAATTCTTTGTCCCACTTGGCGTGGGACGGGAAATGGTGCCCATATTACAAATAGCTTTCTACTTTTTTCACCGCATCAAACAAAAGTCCTGATGCTATCTCGAACCGTTCCTGCTCATCCTTTTCAAGGTTGTATTCTACTATTTGCTGTACACCAGTGCGCCCAAGAGCCACGGGTACTGAGATGCTCAATCCCTTCAAACCATATTCACCCTCCAGAACCACCGAACAGGGAAGCACTATTCCGCTGTTTTCAACCACGGCCCGCACAATGAGTTCTAGTCCGATAGCACAGGTCCAGCCCGCGGTCCTTCCGGCTCGGAGTCCTTCGTAATCTCTAAGAATAGTGGGGATAGTTTGAAATACGGAACGCTTTATGTCTTCAGCAACATTGACGATTTTGCCATCTATGCGGACTGTCGAAAACAGAGGCACCTGGGCGGTACCATGCTCACCGATGACTATGCCACCAACCCTACTGACCTTCATGTTATATCCTTTGGCTATCATCTCGCGGAAGCGAAAGGAGTCGTTAAGGGAATACCCGATCAGCTTTTTCCGATCAAAACCTCCTGCAAGATAGGTCGCATAGTTCAATGGATCGACCGGATTGGTAGCTGTTATGACAAAAGCATCTGGACATTGCCGCTTGATATGCGCGGCTATCGCTTTGATGAGTACTATGTTTTTGGGCAGCATTTCCATTCGATCAGTGATCAGGCCTTGTGCTATCCCTGCTGCGTTAATGACAATATCGGTACCTTCCAAGTCTTGATAATCCCCTGCACGTATTATTATATTTTTCGCTGACATAGCAGTACTCAGATCCATGGCATGCTGTTTGAGAACGTTTTGTTGTTTTCCTCCAATCATCAGGATTTCATCAGCCAGTTTCTGCGCAGCAAGATAAAATGCTGTCGGAGCCCCAACGCTACCGGCACCGCCAATAATAGCAATTTTCATAGACCGTTCTCCATCATACTTGTGATTGAATTTATGAAGTACTGTATTCTGTACCCCAGTATTAGAAATTTTTTGGATTTCTGTCAAGCGGAAAGGAATAAAATTTATTCATTGAGCAATTATTGACAACGAGCGAAAATATCGTTATTTAAATGCCATAAACTCTAATGTATTTGGGATACCGTATTTCAAGCTTTGAAGTTTTGGAATAAATACCAAATAGGAAAAAACACATTAATTTTTGAAAAATGTTTAAGAAATCAGGATCTCCATCGAGTATAAAAAAGGTCGACCCCATTCGTAAACAGATATACCAACATCTTCGTCAACAGATCCTCGACCAGGTAATCCTGCCGACCAGCAGGCTGGTTGAGTCACAAATAGCCACTGAATACGGAGTTTCTCG is a window from the Desulfopila inferna genome containing:
- a CDS encoding malate dehydrogenase, with product MKIAIIGGAGSVGAPTAFYLAAQKLADEILMIGGKQQNVLKQHAMDLSTAMSAKNIIIRAGDYQDLEGTDIVINAAGIAQGLITDRMEMLPKNIVLIKAIAAHIKRQCPDAFVITATNPVDPLNYATYLAGGFDRKKLIGYSLNDSFRFREMIAKGYNMKVSRVGGIVIGEHGTAQVPLFSTVRIDGKIVNVAEDIKRSVFQTIPTILRDYEGLRAGRTAGWTCAIGLELIVRAVVENSGIVLPCSVVLEGEYGLKGLSISVPVALGRTGVQQIVEYNLEKDEQERFEIASGLLFDAVKKVESYL